The genomic DNA GTGCGATCCGGGGCGTTGGATCAATTCGATCGCACCGCAGTGGAATCCGCCCGCCTTGCGATCGAAGCTGTTCGATTCTTGCAGGACCGTCGCTTCGGCTCCCTCTTCCAACACGACCAGCGTGTGGGACAGGTCGGTTGCCCCGTCGTTCATGAACGACGACATGTGCAGTGGTTTGTCGATCACGACGCCGCGTGGAACGTATAGGATCGAACCGCCGCTCCAGAACGCAGCGTGAAGTGCGGCGAAACGGTCGTAGGTTGGATCGACTGCCGAGAAGAGCAGCGGTTGGATGATCTCGGGGTGTTCGTTGACCAAGCGGTCCAGGCTGCCGAAGATCACGCCTTTGGCTGCCAGTTCAGGGTCGAGCGATTCGCTGACCGTGTGGCAATCGAGCGTGTCGACGTGTCCCGCCAAATCGACGCCGACGTTTAGCAACGGGTGCGTTTCGGCAGCGGCTGGAGTGTCGGTGGGGACGGAAAATTTGTCGAGGTTGAACAGCCGCAAATCGCTGCGAATCCATTCCTCGTGCCGACGATGCGGCCATTCCATCTGCTGGTAGCTTTCCCACGCTTTTCGCCGCGCGTCGACAACCCATTGCGGTTGCGACTTGGTAGCGAGGAACGCTTCAAAGCCTTCGGTGTCAAATTTTGTTTGCGTCGCTGTTTGTGTCATGTCTGATTTTGGTGACGTCTAAATGGTTTTTCTATCAAGGAAAAGCGAGCAAATCGGAGACGGGGCCTCCAGCAGCGCGAAGCGCTAAAGGCCCTGCGGTCGATCCGATTGCTTAGCCGACGCTGCCTTCCATCTGCAGTTGGATCAGCTTGTTCATTTCGACGGCGTATTCCATCGGCAGCTCTTTGACCAACGGTTCGATGAACCCGTTGACGATCATCGCGCTGGCTTCCTGTTCGGTCAGGCCGCGGCTGAGCAGATAAAACAGCTGCTCTTCGCCGATCCGCGAAACGCTCGCCTCGTGCCCGATCGAGACGTCTTGTTCCAAGATCTCGATGTAGGGATAGGTGTCGCTGCGGCTGATGTCGTCCAGGATCAACGCGTCGCAGACGACGTTGTTCTTGCTGTGGTGAGCACCCTTTTCGACGCGAACCAGACCGCGGTAACTGCTGCGGCCGCCGTTCTTGCTGATCGATTTGGAGATGATCTGGCCGGTGGTGTGCGGCGCGGCGTGAACCAATTTGGCACCCGCGTCTTGATGCTGTCCGGCACCCGAAAACGCGATGGACAAGATCTCGCCGCGAGCACCCGGTTCCATCATGTGGACCGCAGGGTACTTCATCGTCAACTTGCTGCCCAAGTTGCCGTCGACCCATTCCATCGTGGCGTCGCCGTAAGCGTAAGCTCGCTTGGTGACCAGGTTGTAGATGTTGTTGGCCCAGTTTTGGATCGTCGTGTAACGGGCGCGAGCACCTCGCTTGACGATCACTTCGACGACCGCACTATGCAAGCTTTCGCTGCTGTACATCGGAGCGGTACAGCCTTCGACGTAGTGGATGCTGGCCCCTTCGTCGACGATGATCAACGTCCGTTCGAACTGACCCATGTTCTCCGCGTTGATGCGGAAATAGGCTTGCAGCGGGAAGTCGATCTTAACGCCGGGTGGAACGTAGATGAACGATCCGCCCGACCAAACGGCGCTGTTGAGCGCGGCAAATTTGTTGTCTTCCGGCGGGATGATCTTACCGAAGTACTCGCGGACCAAATCGGGATGCTCGCGAACCGCAGTGTCGGTGTCGGTGAAGATCACGCCCTGCTTGGCCAGATCCTCTTCCAACGAACCGTAGATCACTTCGCTCTCGAACTGCGCCTTCACGCCCGACAAGAACTTGCGTTCCGCTTCGGGAATGCCCAGCTTTTCGAAGGTGTCTTTGATCTCTTGAGGAACGTCGTCCCAGGTCTTTCCCTGATGATCGGTCGGCTTCAGGTAATAGAAGATATCCTGGAAATCGATATCGATCGCACCGCCCCATTTGGGCATCGGGCGCTCTTCGAACGTCTTCAGGCTCTTGAGCCGGAAGTCGAGCATCCACTTCGGCTCGTTCTTGATCTCGGAAATCTGGCGAACGATCGCTTCGTTGATACCCTTTTGGGCCTTGAACACTCCGGTCGTTTCGGTCCGGAAGTTGTACTTGTTGATCTCGCCAATTTCGGAGTTGTCTGCGATATCGATCGCCATGGGAAATTCCTTTATATAGGTTAGCCGCCTGATTCGAGCGCGGCGTTTTTGTTCGTCGTTTGCGTCGAGTAGCGACTTGCGTCGCCCGTTCGATGCTTAAGCTTCGACAGCTTCTTCGGACAGCATCTCTTGGTTGAGAGCGTCTGCTTCGGGATGCGCCTTGCGAATTCGGTCGTATCCGTTGGTGTGCAATTCGTCAGCCAATTCGCTGCCGCCGGTTTCGACGATCCGGCCGCCCAACATCACGTGAGTGAATTCGGGCGGATTGTGTTCGAGCAATTTGTCGTGGTGGGTGATGATCAACAGCCCCATCTTCTCGCGGCCGATCTCGGCGATCGATTCGCTGGCCAAACGGACCGCATCGGCGTCCAGACCGCTGTCGGTTTCGTCGAGGATTGCGAAGGTTGGTTGCAGCATCGCCATCGTCAAGATTTCGGCACGCTTCATTTCGCCACCGCTGAATCCGTCGTTGACGTAACGTCGAGCGAATTCGACATCCATTCGCAAGTGTTCCATCTTGCCCTTCAGTTCCTTGCGGAACTCACGCATCGGGATCAACTCTTCCCCTTCTTTGCGTTCGGGGTTGCGGACGTTGGTTGTCGCGTGACGCAGGAAGTCGGCCATCTTGACGCCGGGGATCGCCATCGGGCGTTGGAACGCCATGAAGATTCCACCGCGAGCCCGCTCATCGGGGCTCATCGCCAGCACGTCTTGGTCGTCCAAGGTGATCGAACCCTCGGTCACTTCGTAACCGGGGTGTCCCATGATCGCCAAGCCAAGGGTGCTCTTGCCGCTACCGTTGGGGCCCATCATGGCGTGGGTTTCCCCGTGTCGCATGACCAGGTCGACGCCGCGAAGGATCGGTTTGTCGCCAACGGAAACGTGCAGATTGGTGATGGTTAAGGTTGGTTTTGTCATGATTTCTTCGATTCCTGGTTATCCAAACCGCACTCGGTTCGCCGCCAATTGGGGGCCGTTGTCGGTTCGTATGGTCGTTTATTGGCTTGGTACGGGGGCAAATTGACAACACGAATGCCCGTCTAATTGACAGCGAGACAGCTCCATCGGTTGCCCCAAGGCCTCGCTCAACATCTCTTGTTCTAAGTGACACATGTCGCGTCGCTGGCCTTCGTCGGTCAGGTCGGGGTAGGGACAGGCGTGAACGTCCAGGACGGGCAGGCTGCCCTCGTTGGAAAATTCGGCCAAAATCCGCTTCTCTGCTAGCAAATGCGACATCGAATCCATCCGATCCGCTAAACTGCTGTCCGCCAGTTGCTCGCGGTATTCCGCCCCCACGCGTTGGGCGACCCGCTGCAGCAACCATTTGCGAGTTTCCGGGTCGGGCAATTCGCTGATCGCCTGCCACATTGCGACCGCAAGTTGGCCCGGATCAGCACCCGCCTGACGGTGTCCCGCCGGACTGAGCATGTAGGCAAAACTCGGACGCCCGCGGCCGCCATTGATCTTGGTCCGTTGGACCAGTCCCATTTCCAGCATCCTGTCGATTCGTTGGCGAACCGCCGTGGCGGTGACACCCATCGCATCGACAAGATCCGCGATCACCATCGATTCATGACGCCTCAGCTGGTCCAACAATTGCCGGTCGACTTGGCGAACGTCGGTCGTTGGTTGCGTAGGGTTCATGAGGTCCGATTTCGGGAGTGCGAGAAGCTTTGCTGCACTTCACTCTAAGGGCATTTGATCTTTTTGACAACGGACCATGTCAAAAATAATTTAGCCCCTCCAGACACCCACTCCAAACAGCAGCATTCGGCTGTTACGATGGGGCGGTCCGTGTCGGTTTAATTGCAATCAATGGAGTGATTCAAGCCCTTGGTCGCTTTTGAATTCAGCTTGCTGCTGGATCGTCGGACCGCCGAAGCCAAATTCTTTTTTCCACTCACAAATACACTTTACTGAGACACTTATGAAAGCAGTCGCCGTCACGCCTGGAAAGCCTAACAGCGTCCATCTCGAAGATATTCCCATGCCAAAGGTCTCCGATATTCCGGACGAAAAGGGAGTATTGGTTCGTGTGTTGAAAGTGGGCGTCGACGCGACCGACCGCGAGATCAACGACGCCTTGTACGGCAATGCGCCTCCCGGTTTCGAATACCTGGTCCTCGGTCACGAATCGTTTGGCGTGGTCGAAGCGGTTGGGGCGAACGTCCGTCGGTTTAAGCCTGGCGATTACGTGACAGCGACCGTTCGCCGTCCGGGGGGATCGATCTACGATCAGATCGGCACCTACGACATGACGAGCGAAGAGACCTATTACGAGCGCGGGATCAACCTGCGACACGGTTTCTTGACCGAGTACTTTGTCGACGCCGAAGATTACATCGTTCGCGTTCCTCAAGGTCTGAAGCACTTGCACGTGCTGATGGAACCGATGAGCTGCGCTGCCAAGGCGGTTCACCAAGCCTACGAAGCCCAACGCCGGATGAAGGTCTGGCGTCCCGAGGTGGCTTACGTTCTGGGAAGCGGTCAGATCGGCCTGCTGACCACGCTGATCTTGAAGCTGCGCGGCCTGGATGTCTACACGATCGCTCGCGGCGAAGCGCCGAACTTGAAGAGCGAGATCGTGACCGGGATGGAAGCGAAGTACATCAGCACCAAGCAGACTCCGTTGGAGGAGTTGGTCAAGCAGACGGGCAAGCCGGAGTTGATCGTCGACGCGACCGGCAGCAGCCAGTTGGCCTTCGATGCGATGAAGCACTTGGGCCACAACGGCGTCTTGGTTTGGACCAGCATCACCGGCGGCGACAAGACGCACACCTTGCCGACCGACCAAATCAACATCAACTGGGTTCTTGGCAACAAGTTGTTAGTCGGCAGCGTGAACGCCAACCGCGATCACTTCGAGATGGGCATCCGCGACCTGGCGTTGGGTGAGATGATGTTCCCAAGCGTGCTGGAAAAGATCCTCACCAGCCCCGTCGACGGCCTGGACAACTACAAAGAGATGATGCGTCTGTTGGTCGAAGATGCCGACGCGTTGAAGGTCTACGTCAACGTGGCCGACGAATAGTCGCGGCGGGAGTACGGCTCGAACTTTGGCCCACTCAGTACACCCTCCCGGCAAAGCCGGGAGGGTCGAGAAACGAGCCTTCAGCGAGTTTCTCGGGGAGGGCTCATCTCCTGGGTCAAACAACCCAGATTCACCGCGAGAACTCCCCTCCCCGAACCACGCTTCGCTGGTTCGACCCTCCCCCGCAAACTGCGATTGGGGAGGGTAAATCGCGATACAAACTCACCCGCCCGGCGAAGCAGGGAGGGTCGAGAAACAAGCGTTTAGCGAGTTTCTCGGGGAGGGCTCATACCCTGGATCAAACAACACGGATTCACCGCGCGAACTCCCCTCCCCGAACGACGCTTCGCTCGTTCGACCCTCCCCCGCAAACTGCGTTTGGGGAGGGTGAAGTGCGCGACCAATTCACCCTCCCGGCAAAGCCGGGAGGGTCGAGAAACGAGCCTTCAGCGCGTTTCTCGGGGAGGGCTCATACCCTGGATCAAACAACCCAGATTCACCGCGAGAACGCCCCTCCCCGAACGCCGCTTCGCTCGTTCGACCCTCCCCCATAAACTGCGTTTGGGGGAGGGTAAATCGCGATACCAATTCACCCGCCCGGCGAAGCAGGGAGGGTCGAGAAACAAGCGTTTAGCGAGTTTCTCGGGGAGGGTTCGCTCCTGATATCGAGCAACCCGGATTAACCTAACGTACGCGATTCCGTGGCGGGTTCGACCCTCCCTCAGCGAGCTTCTGGGCGTTAATATGTAGGCCGTCGATGGCGTCCCTCGCTGATGTGCAGGCATCGCGCCCCGTCGACGAGGCTCGATTAAATAACTCATCTCCTCCCACAAGAGCACCTTCTTATGTGTCGCTTACTGTCGGTTGCGGTTCTCTGTTTTCTCTCTTGCTGCATCCCAGCAGCACTCTTCGCCCAAGCGGGCTCGCCGGCTGTCGAACCGGTCATCGCGGCGGCGTCGAGCGAAGGGGAACAGGCGATCGCTGGCTTCAAGAAGCCCGACGGTTGGACGGCGACACTTGTGGCGGCCGAACCGGAGGTGGCTAACATCGTCGCGTTTGACATCGATCGCAAGGGGCGGTTTTGGGTGTGCGAATCGTTCCGCCAAGACATTGGCGTGACCGACAATCGCGGCCATGACAACAAATGGTTGCGAGCCGATCTGGCGGCGCAGAATGTTCAGGATCGGATCGACTACCACAAGCGACTGTTGGGCGATCAAGCGATCACCTACGAACAGCAAGACGATCGAATTCGGTTGCTGCAAGATACGACGGGCGACGGAAAGTTGGACAAGTCGACAGTTTTTGCCAGCGGATTTAACGGGATCGAAGAGGGGACCGGAGCGGGCGTGTTGGCGGTCGAAGACGATGTCTATTACACCTGCATTCCCAAACTGTGGAAATTGAACGACCTCAATGGCGATGGGCAATCCGATCAGCGGACCGCTCTGGCCGACGGGTTTGGCGTCCGCGTCGCCTTTCGCGGCCACGACATGCACGGTTTGATCCGTGGCCCCGACGGACGGATCTACTTCAGCATCGGCGACCGCGGCTACAACGTGCAGACCGCCGAAGGGAACCATCTGTTTGATCCGGGCAGCGGGGCGATCTTCCGCTGTGAACTGGACGGTTCGGATCTGGAGGTCTTTGCCACCGGGCTCCGCAACCCGCAGGAACTCGCCTTCGACGAATATGGCAACCTGTTCACCGGCGACAACAATTCCGACAGCGGCGACCGGGCGCGGTGGGTCTACATCGTCCAAGGTGGCGACACCGGCTGGCGGATGAATTACCAATATTATGGCGACCGCGGACCGTTCAATCGCGAGAAGATCTGGCATCCGTTCCATGAAGAACAGCCGGCTTACATCGTGCCGCCGATCGCCAACTTTGCCGATGGTCCGTCGGGGCTAACCTACTATCCCGGCACCGGTCTGAGCGACGATTGGAAAGGGCGATTCCTGTTGGCCGATTTCCGAGGGACGCCGGCAAACAGTGGCATCCGCACCTTCCGCGTGAAACCGAAGGGAGCGTTCTTTGAGCTCGTCGACGATCAGCAACCGCTGTGGAGCATTCTGGCGACCGACGTCGCGTTCGGACCCGATGGCGGGATCTACGTCAGCGACTGGGTCGACGGTTGGGTCGGGCAGGGGAAGGGACGGATCTACCGCTTCGCCGATCCCGAGTACTCCGAATCGGAAATCGTAAAAGAAGTCCAGTCGCTGTTGGCTGGCGACTGGAACGCTTTGGAGGAAGGCCGGTTAGTCGCTCTGTTAGGGCATGCCGATCAACGCGTGCGGCTCGCGGCTCAGTGGCAACTGGCCGCGCGATCGGATGCCGAAGCATTCCGCCGCGTGATCCAAGACCCTACGCTTTCGACGGTCCATCGCCTGCATGGCGTCTGGGGCCTCGGACAGATTGCTCGTGGCGAAGGCCTTTCGGCTGATCTGATTCAGGCGATCGAACCCTTGGTCGTCGACGGCGATCCCTATCTGCGCGCCGCCGGAGCCGACCTGCTTGGCTCGCTTCCCAACCATACCGTTTCTCGGCACTTGCGCGATGCGATCGACGACCAGGACGATCGCGTCAAATATTTTGCCGCGATGGCCGTCGGTAGTCTTCGCGACAGCGAATCGTTCGACGCGATCGTGCGGATGTTGGAACGGAACAACAACCAGGATCCGATCCTTCGCCACGGCGGAATCATGGCCCTCTCGCAAATCGCCAGCAGTTCACAGATTGCCGAACTGAAGGATCACCCGAATCGATCGGTCCGCCGCGCCGCAGTCGTTGCTCTGCGTCGGCAAGCGTCGCCGCTGACCGCTGAATTTTTGAGCGACTACGAACCGATGGTCGCTCTGGAAGCCGCCCGCGCGATCAACGATCTGCCGATCGCCGAGGCTCTTCCCGCGTTGGCCGATCAAATCGCGCGGCCGACCGATGACGACGCGTTGATGCGGCGTGTGTTGAACGCCAACTTCCGCATCGGCAGCAACGATCGCCTGGTAGCCGTCGCTGGCTACGCCGCCGAACCATCGGCCAGCGAATCGTTGCGGTTGGAAGCGTTGGAGATGTTGTCGCAGTGGAAGCAGCCCGACGCGTTGGACCGCGTGATCAATCATTGGCGTCCGATGAAGCCGCGTCCCGATGCGGAAGTCGCCGCGGCGGTGACCGACCAATTGTCGCGGCTGCTGTCGGCGCCGGAGCCGATCGCAAATCGAGCGATCGAGTTGGCGGCGGAGTTGGAAATCGCCGAGATCGCTCCGCAATTGATCTCTCGCCTTTCGGACGAATCGATCGACGTGCAGACCCGCGCCGCAGCGATGCTGGCGCTGGCAAAGCTGGATCCCAAGGGAGCCCCTGGATTTGCCGGCAGCGCTCTGGCAGCGGACCAGCCCGAGTTGCGGATCGCCGCGCTCCGCGTGTTGGCAAAACTGGAGGCTGGCAATTTGATGCCCGCACTGCGCGACGCGATCGCATCGAAAAATCCGACTGAACGCCAGGTCGCTTGGGATCTTTTGGCGGCCAACGAATCAGCCGAAGCGACGCACCAGATCGAAGACGGATTGCAGCAGTACATCGATGGCAAGCTGCCGGAGGATGTTTGGCTGAACGTCGTCGAAGCGGCCAAGGGACGTGTGAACCCATCGCTTGCCAGCGATCTGGCGGCGGCTGAAGCGCGTTGGGCTCAGGAGGACGCCTTGGCCAGCTACCGCGCTTCACTGGTCGGCGGCGATCGCATCGCGGGTGAAAAGCTGTTCTTTGAAAAGACGGAACTCTCCTGCGTTCGCTGTCACCGCGTTCATCGGCAAGGTGGCCAAGTCGGCCCGGTCTTGACGACAATCGGAGCCCAACGCGATCGCAAATACCTGCTCGAAGCGATCGTCCGGCCCGACGCGGCGATCGCCAAAGGCTTCGAGACGGCAGTCATCGCCGACGACCTGGGCCAGGTTTTCACTGGCATCATCCGGGACGAGACCGATGACGAAGTCCGGTTGATGAAAGCCGATGGCAGCGAGGTGACGATCCCAACCGAAGAAATCGTGGCTCGCCGCCGCGGCAAATCGGCGATGCCCGAGGACCTCGTGAAACAGATGACGCCGCGCGAGATCCGCGATCTGGTCGCCTACCTGGAAAGTTTGAAAGTCGATCCGCGCGCCAGCGGCAATGAAATCGAATGAGTTTTGTGGGAGGGCAGATCCCAACGATGATGAATTTTGTTCGTGTCGAAGTGCCACGGGGGGAATGATTGTGCGATGATACTTCCCTTCTGCAACTCGATAGGGACCTACCTGTGAACATTTCAAGACGCCACTTCAATGCCGCGATCGCTGCGGCGGGACTTTCGACCACTACGACTCCTGGATTCGCGGACGCTCCGAAACCGGCGCCGCTGCGAGTCATCTCGTACAACGTTTTGGTCTGCAGAGGCTGGCCGAAGACGCGCCGCTTGGCGAAGCTTGCCGTGAAGAAGGGACAGATGGCGGATCGATTGGCGTTGGAACTGGCGCTGCATGATCCGGACGTCGTCAACTTTTCGGAATCGCCCAGCGAAGCGATCACTCAGGCGGTCGCTGAAAAGTTGGGGATGCATCACGTGCGATTCCCCAGCGGCGGCAATTGGCCAGGAATGTTGTTGAGCCGATTCCCGATTGCACATTCGCAGAACGCACCGCTCGGCGGGCCGCGTCCCAAGGATCTGTTCACGCGTCATTGGGGACGGGCTGAACTACAGACCTCCGACGGCGCACCCTTGATCGTCCATTCGGCGCATCTCTTCCCCGGCGCCGATCCGGCGGTGCGGTTGAAGGAGATCCGCACCATGCTGGCGTCGATGAAAAGCGACTTCGACGCCGGGCGGTCGATGCTGTTGATCGGCGACCTGAATCACGGTCCCGATACCGACGAGTACAAGCTTTGGATCGACGCCGGCTGGATCGATACCTTTGCCGCCGTCGGCGAAGGGGAAGGGCTGACCTTCACGGCTGACAACCCGCGGTATCGGATCGATTACGTGATGGCCGCCGGTCCGATCGCACAACGGATCACCGAGTCGCGGCCGCTGCTGGAAGGGGCGTTCCGCGTCGATAGCCAAGATCCCGAGTCGTTTGCACTCAGCGATCACATTCCCCAACTGGCCGTCTTCGGCGACAAACCGTAGCGCCGCTCGGGTAAACCTTAAGAACGCCAATCGCATCGCCGAAACGTTGTCATTGACAGTCAGCGTGCGACGGGTGACAATCGACAACCTAATGAGATACATTCTCATTAGCGACGTCTAGAAAGCCCAGCCAGCCAACGTACTTGTAGCCAGCTCCAACGGGTTCGCATCATCACCTACTGCCGCTGAGTCTACCAATGTCCGATCTGTATCGCTTCTCGCTCCCTCTGGGGATTCTTGTTTCCTTTGCCGCCGTGATCGATGTGGTCGCCGCGCCGCCGAGTTGGCCGGAGTTTCAAAACGGCGGGCAGGCGGTTGCTGCGGAAGTGAATCTGCCGACGCATTGGGCCCCGGATCAAAACATCGCTTGGACCGCCGATATCGTCGGCTACGGCCAATCCGCTCCCATCGTGGCTCACGACCAGATCGTCGTCACGTCGACCAGCGGCGAAAACAAGGACGACTACCACGTGTCGGCTTTCGATTTCGGTAGTGGCGATCTGCGATGGCAGGTCGACCTGAAGAACCCATCTCCCTTTAAAAACACGCCGATGGTCAGCCGAGCCGCTCCGACAGCCATCGCGACCGACACCGGCTACATCGCCTTTTTCGAAGGAGGCGCAT from Rosistilla carotiformis includes the following:
- a CDS encoding endonuclease/exonuclease/phosphatase family protein produces the protein MNISRRHFNAAIAAAGLSTTTTPGFADAPKPAPLRVISYNVLVCRGWPKTRRLAKLAVKKGQMADRLALELALHDPDVVNFSESPSEAITQAVAEKLGMHHVRFPSGGNWPGMLLSRFPIAHSQNAPLGGPRPKDLFTRHWGRAELQTSDGAPLIVHSAHLFPGADPAVRLKEIRTMLASMKSDFDAGRSMLLIGDLNHGPDTDEYKLWIDAGWIDTFAAVGEGEGLTFTADNPRYRIDYVMAAGPIAQRITESRPLLEGAFRVDSQDPESFALSDHIPQLAVFGDKP
- the sufD gene encoding Fe-S cluster assembly protein SufD, with the protein product MTQTATQTKFDTEGFEAFLATKSQPQWVVDARRKAWESYQQMEWPHRRHEEWIRSDLRLFNLDKFSVPTDTPAAAETHPLLNVGVDLAGHVDTLDCHTVSESLDPELAAKGVIFGSLDRLVNEHPEIIQPLLFSAVDPTYDRFAALHAAFWSGGSILYVPRGVVIDKPLHMSSFMNDGATDLSHTLVVLEEGAEATVLQESNSFDRKAGGFHCGAIELIQRPGSHLRFVTLQDWGYKTFHFAHQQAIVDRDATLQWTISAMGAGFAKVNQQVQLVGPGADSQVNGVMFTEGRQHLAYHTLQHHSAPNCHSDFLYKSAQQDNSQTVWKGMIKVDKIAQKTDGYQRNDNLLLSGSARADSIPGLEIEADDVRCTHGSTSSQVDAEQIFYARCRGFTQKEAVRMIVTGFFQQIFDRISIESVRDALGDAIAKQVRDYA
- the sufC gene encoding Fe-S cluster assembly ATPase SufC, whose product is MTKPTLTITNLHVSVGDKPILRGVDLVMRHGETHAMMGPNGSGKSTLGLAIMGHPGYEVTEGSITLDDQDVLAMSPDERARGGIFMAFQRPMAIPGVKMADFLRHATTNVRNPERKEGEELIPMREFRKELKGKMEHLRMDVEFARRYVNDGFSGGEMKRAEILTMAMLQPTFAILDETDSGLDADAVRLASESIAEIGREKMGLLIITHHDKLLEHNPPEFTHVMLGGRIVETGGSELADELHTNGYDRIRKAHPEADALNQEMLSEEAVEA
- the sufB gene encoding Fe-S cluster assembly protein SufB, whose product is MAIDIADNSEIGEINKYNFRTETTGVFKAQKGINEAIVRQISEIKNEPKWMLDFRLKSLKTFEERPMPKWGGAIDIDFQDIFYYLKPTDHQGKTWDDVPQEIKDTFEKLGIPEAERKFLSGVKAQFESEVIYGSLEEDLAKQGVIFTDTDTAVREHPDLVREYFGKIIPPEDNKFAALNSAVWSGGSFIYVPPGVKIDFPLQAYFRINAENMGQFERTLIIVDEGASIHYVEGCTAPMYSSESLHSAVVEVIVKRGARARYTTIQNWANNIYNLVTKRAYAYGDATMEWVDGNLGSKLTMKYPAVHMMEPGARGEILSIAFSGAGQHQDAGAKLVHAAPHTTGQIISKSISKNGGRSSYRGLVRVEKGAHHSKNNVVCDALILDDISRSDTYPYIEILEQDVSIGHEASVSRIGEEQLFYLLSRGLTEQEASAMIVNGFIEPLVKELPMEYAVEMNKLIQLQMEGSVG
- a CDS encoding PVC-type heme-binding CxxCH protein, encoding MCRLLSVAVLCFLSCCIPAALFAQAGSPAVEPVIAAASSEGEQAIAGFKKPDGWTATLVAAEPEVANIVAFDIDRKGRFWVCESFRQDIGVTDNRGHDNKWLRADLAAQNVQDRIDYHKRLLGDQAITYEQQDDRIRLLQDTTGDGKLDKSTVFASGFNGIEEGTGAGVLAVEDDVYYTCIPKLWKLNDLNGDGQSDQRTALADGFGVRVAFRGHDMHGLIRGPDGRIYFSIGDRGYNVQTAEGNHLFDPGSGAIFRCELDGSDLEVFATGLRNPQELAFDEYGNLFTGDNNSDSGDRARWVYIVQGGDTGWRMNYQYYGDRGPFNREKIWHPFHEEQPAYIVPPIANFADGPSGLTYYPGTGLSDDWKGRFLLADFRGTPANSGIRTFRVKPKGAFFELVDDQQPLWSILATDVAFGPDGGIYVSDWVDGWVGQGKGRIYRFADPEYSESEIVKEVQSLLAGDWNALEEGRLVALLGHADQRVRLAAQWQLAARSDAEAFRRVIQDPTLSTVHRLHGVWGLGQIARGEGLSADLIQAIEPLVVDGDPYLRAAGADLLGSLPNHTVSRHLRDAIDDQDDRVKYFAAMAVGSLRDSESFDAIVRMLERNNNQDPILRHGGIMALSQIASSSQIAELKDHPNRSVRRAAVVALRRQASPLTAEFLSDYEPMVALEAARAINDLPIAEALPALADQIARPTDDDALMRRVLNANFRIGSNDRLVAVAGYAAEPSASESLRLEALEMLSQWKQPDALDRVINHWRPMKPRPDAEVAAAVTDQLSRLLSAPEPIANRAIELAAELEIAEIAPQLISRLSDESIDVQTRAAAMLALAKLDPKGAPGFAGSALAADQPELRIAALRVLAKLEAGNLMPALRDAIASKNPTERQVAWDLLAANESAEATHQIEDGLQQYIDGKLPEDVWLNVVEAAKGRVNPSLASDLAAAEARWAQEDALASYRASLVGGDRIAGEKLFFEKTELSCVRCHRVHRQGGQVGPVLTTIGAQRDRKYLLEAIVRPDAAIAKGFETAVIADDLGQVFTGIIRDETDDEVRLMKADGSEVTIPTEEIVARRRGKSAMPEDLVKQMTPREIRDLVAYLESLKVDPRASGNEIE
- a CDS encoding glucose 1-dehydrogenase; the encoded protein is MKAVAVTPGKPNSVHLEDIPMPKVSDIPDEKGVLVRVLKVGVDATDREINDALYGNAPPGFEYLVLGHESFGVVEAVGANVRRFKPGDYVTATVRRPGGSIYDQIGTYDMTSEETYYERGINLRHGFLTEYFVDAEDYIVRVPQGLKHLHVLMEPMSCAAKAVHQAYEAQRRMKVWRPEVAYVLGSGQIGLLTTLILKLRGLDVYTIARGEAPNLKSEIVTGMEAKYISTKQTPLEELVKQTGKPELIVDATGSSQLAFDAMKHLGHNGVLVWTSITGGDKTHTLPTDQININWVLGNKLLVGSVNANRDHFEMGIRDLALGEMMFPSVLEKILTSPVDGLDNYKEMMRLLVEDADALKVYVNVADE
- a CDS encoding helix-turn-helix transcriptional regulator, which gives rise to MNPTQPTTDVRQVDRQLLDQLRRHESMVIADLVDAMGVTATAVRQRIDRMLEMGLVQRTKINGGRGRPSFAYMLSPAGHRQAGADPGQLAVAMWQAISELPDPETRKWLLQRVAQRVGAEYREQLADSSLADRMDSMSHLLAEKRILAEFSNEGSLPVLDVHACPYPDLTDEGQRRDMCHLEQEMLSEALGQPMELSRCQLDGHSCCQFAPVPSQ